A part of Terriglobus roseus genomic DNA contains:
- a CDS encoding LysR family transcriptional regulator — protein sequence MRDELQALAAFAAVAEERSFTRAAARLRISQSALSHSVRGLEKRLGVQLLARTTRSVAPTAAGEAVLREVQPALERIARSLTEAQQQRDRPAGRLRLLVSRSAAQVVLMPKLKEFTEAYPDITLDITTSNDRAELVAGGYDAGIQIGEFIQRDMIAVRVSDDLRLAVVGSPSYFTTHSKPRTPRDLKDHICLAFRFSTGIYRWEFEKGRRAITFLPEGPLVFDDSDLLMQCVERGVGISMAMETLARERLADGRLVELMRDWCPVFPGYFLYYPSRHNQPAALTALIRTLRMPSQVSA from the coding sequence ATGCGGGATGAACTTCAAGCCCTGGCAGCGTTTGCTGCCGTTGCGGAGGAACGAAGCTTTACACGGGCCGCGGCGAGACTGCGGATTTCGCAGTCGGCACTGAGCCACAGTGTTCGTGGTTTGGAGAAACGGCTTGGTGTGCAGTTGCTGGCGCGGACGACTCGATCTGTGGCGCCCACGGCTGCGGGCGAAGCCGTGTTGCGCGAGGTGCAGCCTGCGTTGGAACGCATTGCGCGTTCGCTGACGGAGGCGCAGCAACAACGTGACCGCCCTGCTGGACGGTTGCGGCTTCTGGTGTCACGCAGTGCGGCGCAGGTGGTGCTGATGCCGAAGCTGAAGGAATTCACCGAGGCCTACCCGGACATTACGCTGGACATCACTACGTCCAACGACCGCGCCGAACTGGTGGCTGGCGGCTATGACGCAGGCATTCAGATTGGGGAGTTCATCCAACGCGACATGATTGCGGTGCGCGTGAGCGATGATCTGCGGCTGGCCGTGGTTGGATCGCCCAGCTACTTTACAACGCACTCCAAGCCGCGCACGCCACGCGATCTGAAAGACCACATCTGCCTTGCGTTTCGTTTCAGCACCGGCATCTATCGGTGGGAATTTGAGAAGGGGCGACGCGCCATTACTTTTCTGCCTGAGGGTCCGCTGGTTTTCGATGACAGCGACCTGTTGATGCAGTGTGTGGAGCGTGGAGTCGGCATCAGCATGGCGATGGAGACGCTTGCGCGCGAACGCCTTGCCGATGGGCGGTTGGTGGAATTGATGCGCGACTGGTGCCCGGTGTTTCCGGGCTACTTTCTCTACTATCCCAGTCGCCACAACCAACCCGCGGCTTTGACTGCGTTAATCCGCACGCTGCGGATGCCATCGCAAGTTTCTGCTTAG